From the genome of Rhodothermia bacterium, one region includes:
- the mrdA gene encoding penicillin-binding protein 2, protein MQEQIRVRLNLLTLTILVVIGLLAMRLVKLQIVDSDLYSGKTRQSSIQEEVRHAARGLVYDRNGMLIATNEPTYTMQITPRFFKKEKAQELAELLGRTEKEILDKEKEARDYTPLRPYPVFKEVPFSVVSKIEEMNYEFPGVDFVVEQKRRYSSPRAAHILGYIKEISKTQLDARKVEGYRRGDVIGQSGIERFYETEMRGEPGLRLVMKNAHGQVVSAYRDGKEDKDPISGYTFHLSIDGKIQALAEKMLRNKRGGLVAIDPNTGEILALASGPDYNPALLSGAVDRDVWIGLNRDPSKPLYNRATLSVQPPGSTFKPFMSLIALQDGAVTEDSKIYCNGGWGTHKCMGVHGGMDVRNAIRNSCNTFYYTLMTRLNFARWTNWAHEFGFGVKPDVDIIERSKGIIPDSAYYDKMYGGRNRWKTSNLVILGIGQGLTVSPLQLANYVATVANGGTRYMPHLVKYMINPAGKKVYPVITPPKKLPIKPAYFAAVQEGMRRSAMEHTRNVVWDPQLKVAGKTGTAQAPGRGRKDHSVFIGFAPLDKPKIAVAVLIENAGFGATAAAPMASLMMELYVTGKMSRQGLVNSVSAVPSQGFERKIDWTKGVDTVLTAVRRAKELAKTSTGTTPSGKPDAKKPANAGATPAADANNQKPETPSTPKPTPKPNTRNQTPATPPSGTGNAAPNRR, encoded by the coding sequence ATGCAAGAACAAATCCGAGTTAGACTTAACCTCCTAACCCTTACCATATTGGTCGTCATTGGTCTTCTGGCAATGCGGTTGGTTAAGCTCCAAATTGTGGACTCAGACCTATATTCTGGAAAAACCCGCCAAAGTAGCATCCAAGAAGAAGTACGCCATGCCGCGAGAGGGCTTGTCTATGACCGCAATGGAATGTTGATTGCAACCAATGAACCAACATATACCATGCAGATTACGCCACGCTTTTTTAAGAAGGAAAAGGCGCAGGAATTGGCAGAACTATTGGGCAGGACGGAGAAGGAGATATTGGACAAAGAAAAGGAAGCAAGGGACTATACACCCCTTCGCCCCTATCCCGTTTTTAAAGAAGTTCCCTTCTCGGTTGTGAGCAAAATTGAGGAAATGAACTACGAATTTCCGGGAGTGGACTTTGTTGTCGAACAAAAACGGCGGTATAGCTCGCCACGAGCAGCACATATTTTGGGATATATCAAAGAAATCTCTAAGACACAGTTGGACGCGAGGAAGGTGGAGGGCTATCGGCGGGGCGATGTGATTGGCCAGTCAGGGATTGAGCGGTTTTATGAGACCGAGATGCGAGGAGAGCCGGGCCTACGGTTGGTCATGAAAAATGCGCACGGCCAAGTGGTAAGCGCCTATCGAGACGGCAAGGAGGACAAAGACCCCATTAGCGGCTATACCTTCCACTTGTCTATAGATGGAAAGATACAAGCACTGGCCGAAAAAATGCTCCGAAACAAGCGCGGTGGTTTGGTCGCCATAGACCCAAACACGGGCGAAATTTTGGCCTTGGCCAGTGGGCCAGATTACAACCCTGCACTGCTGTCGGGCGCAGTAGATCGGGATGTGTGGATTGGACTTAACCGAGACCCCAGCAAGCCACTGTATAACCGAGCAACATTAAGTGTACAACCACCGGGTTCAACTTTTAAACCCTTTATGTCTTTGATTGCCCTTCAAGATGGGGCCGTTACCGAGGATTCAAAAATTTACTGTAATGGTGGTTGGGGAACCCATAAATGTATGGGTGTACATGGCGGAATGGATGTAAGGAATGCAATTCGAAATTCGTGTAATACCTTTTATTATACCCTTATGACGCGGCTCAATTTTGCACGATGGACAAATTGGGCACATGAATTTGGCTTTGGTGTGAAGCCCGATGTGGATATCATTGAGCGGTCAAAAGGGATTATTCCCGATTCAGCCTATTATGATAAAATGTATGGCGGACGTAATCGTTGGAAAACAAGTAATTTGGTGATTCTTGGCATTGGACAAGGGCTTACGGTTTCTCCGTTGCAATTGGCGAATTATGTAGCGACTGTTGCGAATGGCGGTACACGTTATATGCCACATTTGGTAAAGTATATGATCAATCCTGCGGGTAAAAAGGTTTATCCGGTCATTACACCTCCAAAAAAACTACCCATTAAACCCGCTTACTTTGCAGCAGTCCAAGAAGGGATGCGCCGCTCGGCAATGGAGCATACCCGTAACGTGGTATGGGATCCACAGCTCAAGGTTGCCGGAAAGACAGGTACTGCCCAAGCACCTGGACGTGGACGCAAGGATCATTCCGTATTTATTGGTTTTGCCCCGCTTGATAAACCCAAAATTGCGGTGGCGGTTCTGATCGAGAATGCTGGATTTGGGGCAACGGCGGCAGCTCCTATGGCCAGTTTAATGATGGAGTTGTATGTTACGGGCAAGATGAGCCGTCAAGGATTGGTAAACTCGGTTTCTGCTGTTCCGAGTCAAGGCTTTGAGCGCAAAATTGATTGGACGAAAGGTGTGGATACCGTATTAACAGCCGTTCGTCGGGCGAAAGAGTTAGCCAAAACATCGACGGGGACCACCCCGTCTGGAAAACCGGATGCTAAAAAGCCCGCCAATGCGGGAGCCACTCCTGCAGCAGATGCAAATAATCAGAAACCAGAAACACCCAGTACGCCAAAACCAACACCCAAACCCAATACCCGTAACCAAACGCCAGCTACCCCACCTTCGGGGACGGGAAATGCAGCCCCCAACCGAAGATAA
- a CDS encoding TldD/PmbA family protein produces MVTELQGTEVFTEHVVLLQHAWHQNHLQVSQQHHAGTAIRQFRNRGFSAITAQEKLVHFDPFPAPTASVVPFLQAIVECAYAIGPQIRSVSIEHQLRTRDVAIQTPEGSTRKHHAAFTELKVTLLYRYNNRLFKGEAFAGDASGLFLMHTPSELVETAHTAAEHLALAHVPVTGKMPVVMAPGWCGVWLHEAIGHPLEADVWQNHRIFAPKKDQQIAPEWVTVLDDPTLQDERAYFPFDDEGSLASCGYLIKDGRLESLLSVRESENYGGLTPVFRARRSSYVHSPMPRMSNLFLAPGVFSPEEIISELSAGIYVQTPGKAVFNPHSRMVQVFVKEGFFIKDGELTTPLTGFWVGGTPEEMLTAVEAVGNDFKMERGRGHCEKKGQIVPISVGQPTVRFRSLQIDPSAT; encoded by the coding sequence ATGGTTACTGAGTTGCAGGGAACAGAGGTTTTTACCGAACACGTTGTTTTGCTACAACATGCTTGGCACCAAAATCATCTTCAAGTATCGCAGCAACATCACGCAGGGACAGCTATACGGCAGTTTCGCAATCGTGGTTTTAGCGCCATAACGGCCCAAGAAAAGCTTGTCCATTTCGATCCTTTTCCGGCTCCTACGGCTTCGGTTGTGCCTTTCTTGCAAGCGATTGTGGAGTGTGCATATGCGATTGGCCCCCAAATTCGTTCCGTAAGCATAGAACACCAGTTACGCACCAGAGATGTTGCTATTCAAACACCTGAAGGCTCGACAAGGAAACATCATGCAGCTTTTACAGAATTAAAAGTCACGCTACTTTATCGCTACAATAACCGCCTTTTTAAAGGAGAAGCCTTTGCGGGAGATGCAAGCGGTCTTTTTCTCATGCACACGCCCTCTGAATTGGTGGAGACGGCACACACAGCCGCCGAACATCTGGCCTTGGCGCACGTTCCGGTGACAGGTAAAATGCCCGTCGTTATGGCTCCGGGTTGGTGTGGTGTTTGGTTACACGAAGCCATTGGACATCCTTTGGAGGCCGATGTTTGGCAAAACCATCGCATATTTGCACCAAAAAAAGACCAACAAATTGCTCCGGAATGGGTAACCGTATTGGATGATCCCACCTTGCAGGATGAAAGGGCGTATTTCCCATTTGATGACGAAGGAAGTCTTGCTTCTTGTGGTTATCTGATTAAAGACGGGCGATTAGAAAGTTTACTGTCTGTTCGTGAATCGGAAAATTATGGTGGTTTGACGCCAGTATTCCGCGCACGACGCAGTTCTTATGTGCATTCGCCCATGCCTCGGATGAGCAACTTGTTCTTGGCGCCGGGAGTGTTTTCTCCAGAGGAAATCATTTCAGAACTTTCAGCAGGTATATATGTCCAAACGCCCGGTAAGGCCGTCTTTAACCCTCATTCACGCATGGTACAAGTCTTTGTCAAGGAAGGCTTTTTCATAAAGGACGGAGAACTCACCACCCCACTTACCGGATTTTGGGTAGGAGGAACACCTGAAGAAATGCTCACGGCAGTGGAGGCAGTAGGAAATGACTTTAAAATGGAACGCGGACGCGGGCATTGCGAAAAAAAAGGCCAGATCGTTCCCATTTCGGTTGGACAACCCACCGTGCGGTTCCGGTCGTTACAAATTGACCCCTCGGCAACTTAA
- a CDS encoding rod shape-determining protein RodA: MRRSLWENLDYAILFVWFCLIFIGLAAIYSATNGPSAEIIDPQMRQNFGKQLGFFFVCTVMMVVVLSLPVRFFMTTALGIYGFMILLVIAARFIGKEVNGAHSWIMIGSFGLQTSEFAKVATALALGWVMSRAKSHTWDIKNAALGIGLLILPALILIVVQNDTGTGLVFLALVPFVLFWSGMPLQWVVLMITPAIAGYLTIIYEPAALVFSGVVVAGIFFSTKDWKLILLGVLAGFGTWGSFQVLYKLLLPHQVARIKALGDPEAYALTTGYQTLQSKAAIGSGGFMGKGWMQGLQTQMGNVPEQSTDFVYTVIGEEFGFLGSFLVLVLFAILLIRLIRTTSRINHPFAQYFFVATVGIFLTHILINIGMTVGSMPVIGIPLPFISYGGSALMANTALLAIAMNFQMRSHEFPAHGY, translated from the coding sequence ATGCGCCGCTCACTCTGGGAAAATCTTGATTATGCCATTTTGTTCGTTTGGTTCTGCCTGATCTTTATTGGTTTGGCGGCTATTTATAGTGCAACCAATGGCCCCAGTGCCGAGATCATTGATCCACAAATGCGGCAAAACTTTGGTAAACAATTAGGCTTTTTCTTTGTATGCACCGTGATGATGGTAGTGGTCTTGAGTTTGCCCGTCCGGTTCTTTATGACAACTGCTTTGGGTATTTATGGCTTTATGATCTTGTTGGTGATTGCGGCAAGGTTTATCGGTAAAGAGGTCAACGGTGCGCATTCTTGGATCATGATCGGCTCTTTCGGACTCCAGACGTCCGAATTTGCGAAGGTTGCAACAGCCTTGGCGCTTGGTTGGGTTATGAGTCGGGCAAAATCACATACATGGGATATTAAAAATGCCGCATTAGGGATTGGTTTATTGATTTTACCTGCCTTAATCCTGATCGTCGTCCAGAATGATACCGGAACGGGCTTGGTATTCTTGGCTCTTGTTCCTTTTGTTCTTTTTTGGAGTGGAATGCCCTTGCAATGGGTTGTCCTGATGATTACGCCCGCCATTGCCGGATACCTTACTATTATTTATGAACCTGCTGCACTGGTGTTTTCGGGAGTTGTGGTAGCCGGGATTTTCTTCTCGACAAAAGACTGGAAACTGATTTTATTGGGTGTTTTAGCTGGATTTGGTACTTGGGGTAGTTTTCAAGTGTTGTATAAATTGCTTTTACCTCACCAAGTGGCGCGTATAAAAGCACTGGGAGACCCCGAAGCTTATGCCCTAACCACAGGATACCAAACGTTGCAGTCGAAGGCAGCCATCGGTTCTGGTGGTTTTATGGGTAAAGGCTGGATGCAAGGATTACAGACCCAAATGGGGAACGTTCCGGAGCAATCTACCGACTTTGTTTATACCGTAATTGGGGAAGAATTTGGCTTTTTGGGTTCTTTTTTGGTTTTGGTACTCTTCGCCATTTTATTGATCCGCCTTATTCGAACCACTTCTAGGATCAATCACCCTTTTGCCCAATATTTTTTTGTTGCTACCGTAGGTATTTTTCTTACCCACATCCTTATTAATATTGGTATGACGGTCGGTTCCATGCCAGTTATTGGGATTCCGCTTCCGTTTATCTCCTATGGCGGCTCGGCATTGATGGCGAATACCGCCTTGCTTGCCATTGCAATGAACTTCCAAATGCGATCCCACGAGTTTCCGGCACATGGTTACTGA
- a CDS encoding bifunctional (p)ppGpp synthetase/guanosine-3',5'-bis(diphosphate) 3'-pyrophosphohydrolase — MTSWSSLLRKALEEAPLDAIFSERLDALLAMCRQNLVHVNEDLIRRAYYLGHWAHRFDIRKSGEKYFYHPLAVAEIVANDIRVDDLSVAAALLHDTVEDTDISLDMVREEFGEEMGVVINGLTKIDEVFEKKEIGRAENWRKLILYMASDIRVIMVKFADRLHNMRTIGAKKQEAQLRTAHETMDFFVPLAHRFGVFKVKSELEDLCLKVTDREMYNTIARGLEEKKEERDQYIAHFMEPIKNELTEADFAFDIKGRSKSIFSIYNKMMRQGKSLDDIYDLYAIRIIMHRQGSKGKEDCWRAYSMITDQYKPLPDRFRDFISMPKSNGYQSLHTTVLGPKGKRVEIQIRTREMDEIAERGVAAHWKYKEGSKTSKNASENLYAWVREAFASQDTSETASEFVKDFRLNLFTKEIHVLTPKGDVITLPEEATPVDFAFQVHTQVGLHCVGAKVNGKMVPLPTKLKNGDEVEVLTSKRQTPNPDWIKFVKTQKAKAQVRAWINEKKRLAIERGKEILLKKLKKLKPEPSEAQLEKHVRSFKYNKLHDLYHDIGDELVDADDFIRFIQNRLEQGQEKESSTLETLLIDNNKQFEDFLDAAQSKGQTTLRINGEEVAENLLVQYASCCNPIPGDEVFGLVSSGRGIRIHRTHCKNAKDLLLNHSDRIVKAEWSKNASATFVTGIKVLGTDRMGMFNDISTVISKSLKLNIRSILVNSDQGHGYFEGTIVVDLHDVSELHVLIQRLYTVEGVQTVHRYEG; from the coding sequence ATGACTTCTTGGTCTTCTCTCCTTCGGAAAGCATTAGAAGAAGCGCCACTCGACGCCATCTTTTCGGAACGATTAGATGCTTTGTTGGCTATGTGTCGTCAGAACCTTGTCCACGTAAATGAGGATTTGATCAGGCGGGCATACTACCTAGGTCATTGGGCACATCGGTTTGATATCCGAAAATCTGGCGAGAAATATTTTTACCATCCCCTTGCGGTTGCAGAAATTGTGGCGAACGACATTCGTGTGGATGACCTAAGTGTGGCAGCGGCACTTCTCCACGATACCGTAGAAGATACTGATATTTCTTTAGACATGGTTCGGGAGGAGTTTGGAGAGGAAATGGGCGTCGTGATTAACGGCCTTACCAAAATAGACGAGGTCTTTGAGAAAAAGGAAATTGGACGGGCGGAAAACTGGCGTAAGCTAATTTTATACATGGCGTCGGATATTCGGGTAATCATGGTCAAGTTTGCCGATAGGTTACATAATATGCGCACGATTGGGGCTAAAAAGCAGGAAGCGCAACTCCGGACAGCCCACGAAACAATGGACTTTTTTGTACCACTGGCCCATAGGTTTGGTGTGTTTAAGGTTAAGAGTGAACTTGAAGACCTTTGTTTAAAAGTAACAGACCGTGAGATGTATAACACTATTGCACGAGGTCTCGAAGAAAAAAAGGAAGAACGTGACCAGTATATCGCCCACTTTATGGAACCGATCAAGAATGAATTGACCGAGGCTGATTTTGCGTTCGACATTAAAGGGCGTTCTAAAAGTATTTTTTCAATTTATAACAAGATGATGCGGCAAGGAAAGTCATTAGACGACATCTATGATCTCTATGCCATACGCATCATCATGCACCGACAAGGCTCCAAAGGGAAAGAGGACTGCTGGCGGGCCTATTCGATGATTACAGATCAATATAAACCCTTACCAGACCGTTTCAGGGACTTTATTTCCATGCCAAAGTCCAACGGATACCAGAGTTTGCACACTACCGTGCTTGGCCCTAAAGGTAAACGGGTGGAAATCCAGATCCGCACACGCGAAATGGACGAGATCGCAGAGCGCGGCGTGGCTGCACATTGGAAGTACAAAGAAGGTTCTAAGACCTCCAAAAATGCCTCGGAAAACCTATACGCTTGGGTAAGAGAAGCGTTTGCCTCGCAGGATACCTCGGAGACGGCTTCGGAGTTTGTGAAAGACTTTCGTTTAAACCTTTTCACCAAAGAAATCCATGTCCTAACCCCAAAAGGGGATGTAATCACCCTTCCCGAGGAAGCCACTCCTGTGGACTTTGCCTTCCAAGTACACACACAAGTAGGACTACATTGTGTAGGCGCAAAGGTAAATGGCAAAATGGTTCCGCTGCCTACCAAACTCAAAAATGGGGACGAAGTAGAGGTGCTTACCTCAAAGCGGCAAACCCCTAACCCAGACTGGATAAAGTTTGTTAAGACCCAAAAGGCAAAAGCACAAGTACGCGCATGGATCAACGAGAAAAAAAGGCTGGCTATTGAAAGAGGTAAAGAAATCCTGCTTAAAAAGTTAAAGAAACTAAAACCCGAACCTTCCGAAGCTCAGCTGGAGAAACATGTACGCTCATTCAAATACAACAAACTGCATGACCTCTACCACGACATTGGAGACGAATTGGTGGATGCGGATGATTTTATCCGGTTTATCCAGAACCGCCTTGAGCAAGGACAGGAAAAGGAGTCTTCTACCTTAGAAACCTTGTTGATAGATAACAACAAACAGTTTGAAGATTTTTTAGATGCTGCTCAATCTAAGGGCCAGACCACTTTAAGAATCAATGGCGAAGAAGTAGCAGAGAACCTTCTTGTTCAATATGCGAGTTGTTGCAATCCTATACCGGGGGACGAAGTTTTTGGCTTAGTCAGCTCTGGGCGTGGAATCAGAATTCACCGCACACACTGCAAAAATGCCAAAGATCTCTTGCTAAACCACTCAGATAGAATTGTAAAAGCAGAGTGGAGCAAAAACGCTTCAGCAACTTTTGTAACAGGCATAAAAGTCCTTGGCACCGACCGTATGGGGATGTTTAATGACATCTCGACCGTCATCTCCAAGTCGCTTAAACTGAATATCCGGTCTATTTTGGTAAATTCAGATCAAGGGCACGGTTACTTTGAAGGCACAATTGTGGTGGATTTGCACGATGTTTCAGAGCTACATGTTTTGATTCAGCGGCTCTATACCGTCGAAGGTGTACAGACCGTTCATCGCTATGAAGGTTAA